The region TCGGCGTCGCGGACAAGCGCCGGAACGGGTGCGCAAAGTCGCCGTAGGCGGCGTCGGCGACTCGGACTTTTCGCGGTGGGGGTATTCCGCTTCGTCCGGCGAGCACACTCTCTCTACCGAGCGATCGAGACGGAACCTCAGGTATCGCCGGAACCGTCGAGCGCCGTCTCCGTCACGTCGTCTTCGACCTCCACAACCGCTAACAGAAAGGATTCTATCGCCTCAGCGTCCACCTCGGTCGTCGCTTTTGTATTCCAACGAGATTCCGCAGTTGAGAGGAGGGGAAATGACTGTATTCACTGGACTTTGGCTTTGGAAGCGCCGTTGAGCAAGTGGACGGCAATCCCGCCGAGAACGACGTTGAAACCGACGAGAACGGCGACAGCAGGAATCACCGTATTCCAGGGGCCCGAGAAGGCCGTCACGTTCAACACCGTCATCACATTCTGGCCGAGCATGAACGCTCGGACACCGTCGACGCCGTAGGTGATAGGATTGACCACCGCAACCGACTGGATCCATCCCGGAAGAACCTCGAGCGGGACAAACGCGCTAGAGACGAACAACAGCGGGAACGTCAGAAGGTTGGCGATCATGGTCGTCGCCTCTTGATCGTGCGTTACGAGCGCGACGATGTTCGAGAACGCCATGAACGCGCCACCGAATATCACCGCAATCGCTACGACGCCAACGAAACCCAGCACCCCCGTCCGAAGGTAGCTCCCGACCGACGCGCCTGACTGAAGGTACAGCATCACGTAGCCAAGCAACAGGATAATCGCGGTCTGGGCGGCAATTCGGACCACCTCTGACAGGACTTTGCCGAGGAACATTGCACCCCGGTCCATCGGTGAAGCGAGGAGTTTCTCGAACATTCCCGTGTCCATGTCGTCGACTAATCCGATACCGGAGACCGCAGCCGCAGCGAGCGCGGACTGAATCACGATAGCCGGGGTGAGGTACGTAATGTAGTCGACGCCACTACCGAGCGTCTGAGCGAGTGCGCCGCCGACAACAGCGCCGAGGACTTCGGCCATCAGCACGAAGAAGATGACCGGCTGGATCAGCGATGAGAACGTCACGAAGGGGTTCCGGGACGTCTTGACGAGCCACCGCTTGACGCTGATCTGCACGTCCGCCGCGAAACCGTTCCCTGGAGCTTTTTGCGCGATGTCGCTTCCCGCGACATCGCCCTCGTCGGTGATGTTGCTCATTCGGTCGTCCCCCGTCCGGAGACAGTAGCGCTCCGTTCGTTCGTCCCATCTCGGTTAGATGCCTCCGGACTCTCACCGGTGAGCGCAAGGAACACGTCGTCGAGCGTGGGCGACCGGACATCGAATCCCGTGACGACAACGTCAGCCTCGTGCAGCGCGACGAAGAGTTTACTCACAGCCTCCCGAGCGCCTTCGGCTGTGATGGTGAATCCATCGTCCGTTGTTTCGATAGTCGCGGTGTCGAGGGCATCCGATTCACGCACTACTTCTATTGCACGTTCAGTCGCCTGTTCGGACGAGTCCGCCAGCGTCAGATCGAGAATATCGCCGCCGACAGCCGATTTGAGCGCCCTCGGGGTGTCAGTTGCGACGATTTTACCGTCCTGAATCACGGACAGGCGGTCACACAGCCGGTCCACTTCTTCGAGATACTGTGTCGTGAGAAACACCGTCGT is a window of Halopelagius longus DNA encoding:
- a CDS encoding ABC transporter permease; translation: MSNITDEGDVAGSDIAQKAPGNGFAADVQISVKRWLVKTSRNPFVTFSSLIQPVIFFVLMAEVLGAVVGGALAQTLGSGVDYITYLTPAIVIQSALAAAAVSGIGLVDDMDTGMFEKLLASPMDRGAMFLGKVLSEVVRIAAQTAIILLLGYVMLYLQSGASVGSYLRTGVLGFVGVVAIAVIFGGAFMAFSNIVALVTHDQEATTMIANLLTFPLLFVSSAFVPLEVLPGWIQSVAVVNPITYGVDGVRAFMLGQNVMTVLNVTAFSGPWNTVIPAVAVLVGFNVVLGGIAVHLLNGASKAKVQ